In a genomic window of Thalassotalea piscium:
- a CDS encoding HvfA family oxazolone/thioamide-modified RiPP metallophore, which translates to MMNIIKKSSLAVLLSIFALSSVVSNLAKAESNPFESQGVIVSVDQEQKDKCGEGKCGEAKMKAHKGKCGEAKMKEMKGKCGEGKCGEAKMKAHKGKCGEAKMKEMKGKCGEGKCGEAKMKAHKGKCGEAKMKEMKGKCGEGKCGEAKMKAHKGKCGEAKMKEMKGKCGEGKCGEAKMKAHKGKCGEAKMKEMKGKCGEAKEKSKKCGG; encoded by the coding sequence ATGATGAATATTATAAAAAAATCTTCACTTGCTGTTTTATTAAGCATTTTTGCTCTTTCTTCAGTGGTCAGCAATCTTGCGAAGGCTGAGTCTAACCCATTTGAATCACAAGGTGTTATTGTTAGTGTGGATCAAGAGCAGAAAGACAAATGTGGTGAAGGCAAGTGTGGCGAAGCCAAAATGAAAGCGCACAAAGGTAAGTGCGGCGAAGCCAAAATGAAAGAAATGAAAGGTAAATGTGGTGAAGGCAAGTGTGGCGAAGCTAAAATGAAAGCGCACAAAGGTAAGTGCGGCGAAGCCAAAATGAAAGAGATGAAAGGCAAATGTGGTGAAGGCAAGTGTGGCGAAGCTAAAATGAAAGCGCACAAAGGTAAGTGCGGCGAAGCCAAAATGAAAGAGATGAAAGGTAAATGTGGTGAAGGCAAGTGTGGCGAAGCCAAAATGAAAGCGCACAAAGGTAAGTGCGGCGAAGCCAAAATGAAAGAGATGAAAGGTAAATGTGGTGAAGGCAAGTGTGGCGAAGCTAAAATGAAAGCGCACAAAGGTAAGTGCGGCGAAGCCAAAATGAAAGAGATGAAAGGTAAATGTGGCGAAGCAAAAGAGAAATCTAAAAAGTGCGGTGGCTAA